Proteins co-encoded in one Thamnophis elegans isolate rThaEle1 chromosome 1, rThaEle1.pri, whole genome shotgun sequence genomic window:
- the LOC116523460 gene encoding zinc finger protein 414-like — translation FPESPTLYPSAFTTATYKLIWRKVFWDLVFVHKVLVPCPKDKTQEKPPSTLPALTALPLPNHVLRDSPPHIHSLAEKEEVPSVRSPASSSEGSNNPGLLGSQTQPAWSAGSSIRNQDLQLPKRRPTTGKRYQCSGDGCRLACHSMKELLHHMQVHSRPTESLEGKTFRCSTPACLESFPNMQDLMSHMKVHYKPNRYFKCENCMSRFRTHRSLFKHLHSCSDANPTTATTATSPALASEKPIFPPSSALEKEPPGKLLEELPKLQSVIQHFKKEALLPGPMDTPLATDLLPAGLPGPLESGPLPTSPTYPLLDQSLFGPPSLAKFSGPPHPSVSGPFLPYMHPTSYALPQAAVQNRLRPFLPAGQGLPVSNAVWKKSQGHSSNSRIVWEHTRGRYNCLQCPYSTASREEMTQHTEDHRKNPSPTSRLDGEMDFGVPLPAFHPKLTPEVENSLFSPL, via the exons TTCCCTGAAAGCCCCACTCTTTACCCAAGCGCATTTACTACTGCTACCTACAAGCTGATATGGAGAAAAGTCTTTTGGGATCTGGTATTTGTCCACAAAGTATTGGTGCCTTGTCCCAAGGACAAAACACAG GAGAAGCCACCCTCAACGCTGCCTGCCCTAACTGCTCTTCCCCTGCCCAACCATGTGCTCAGAGATTCACCCCCTCACATCCACAGCTTGGCTGAGAAGGAGGAAGTGCCGTCGGTGAGATCTCCCGCGTCTTCATCGGAGG GTTCTAACAATCCAGGGCTTTTGGGCAGCCAGACACAGCCAGCGTGGAGTGCGGGTAGCAGTATTCGAAACCAGGATCTGCAGCTCCCAAAGCGCAGACCTACCACAG GGAAACGGTACCAGTGTTCAGGGGACGGCTGCCGCCTGGCCTGCCACAGCATGAAGGAGCTTCTTCACCACATGCAGGTCCACTCTCGGCCCACGGAGTCCCTTGAGG GAAAGACATTCCGCTGTTCCACTCCGGCTTGCTTGGAATCGTTCCCCAACATGCAGGACCTGATGAGTCACATGAAGGTGCATTACAAGCCCAACCGCTACTTCAA GTGTGAGAACTGCATGTCACGTTTCCGAACGCATCGCTCCCTCTTCAAGCACTTGCACAGCTGTTCTGATGCCaaccccaccactgccaccaccgCCACTTCCCCAGCCCTGGCTTCAGAGAAACCCATCTTTCCACCTAGCTCTGCCTTGGAAAAAGAGCCACCAGGGAAATTGCTGGAGGAGCTTCCAAAACTCCAGAGCGTCATACAGCACTTCAAGAAAGAAGCTCTTCTCCCTGGCCCAATGGACACCCCTCTGGCCACCGACTTGCTTCCAGCTGGACTTCCTGGCCCCTTAGAATCGGGGCCATTGCCAACGTCTCCTACATATCCTCTGCTGGACCAATCCCTGTTTGGGCCACCCTCCCTGGCAAAATTCTCTGGGCCACCTCACCCTTCGGTTTCAGGGCCCTTCTTGCCCTATATGCACCCCACGTCCTATGCTTTACCTCAAGCTGCAGTGCAGAATCGCCTCAGGCCTTTCTTGCCAGCAGGCCAAGGCCTCCCTGTTTCCAATGCTGTGTGGAAGAAAAGCCAAG GACACTCCTCCAACAGCCGCATTGTATGGGAACACACCCGAGGTCGTTATAACTGCTTACAGTGCCCCTATTCCACAGCCTCTCGGGAGGAGATGACCCAGCATACTGAAGACCACCGCAAAAATCCCTCTCCAACCAGTCGCTTGGATGGGGAAATGG ACTTTGGTGTTCCTCTTCCCGCATTCCACCCGAAGTTGACACCTGAAGTGGAGAACTCCCTCTTTTCCCCGCTGTGA